The proteins below come from a single Eucalyptus grandis isolate ANBG69807.140 chromosome 3, ASM1654582v1, whole genome shotgun sequence genomic window:
- the LOC104436250 gene encoding pentatricopeptide repeat-containing protein At5g08305 isoform X1 yields the protein MLNVSWLCKNGVLNETLTTLLEKCKSMTELKQIHSILITLGLSQEDTLLSGVLSFTAISSAGDIGYSQRVLMQLSSSKTYHWNTIIRGHAKGKNPNRSLSLFVDMLRRGVSPGHMTFPFLAKAVARLEELEHGFSIHAHITKSGFESDRYIVNSLIHMYSSCGDIGSARKVFDGMTDRNSVSWNSMLDGYAKCGDMDSARALFDSMPERDVVSWSSLIDGYVKSGEHREAMALFDRMRYIGPKANEVTMVSVLCACAHLGALEQGKIMHRYLVENKLPMTLMLQTSLLDMYAKCGAIDEALAVFDAVPLNKTDVLIWNAIIGGLATHGFAEDALRLFDEMQRTRIKPDEITYLCLLSACAHGGLVHEAWHFFECLDKHGMAPKTEHYACMVDVLARAGRLEEAYQFLGQIPTEQTASMLGALLNGCVNHRRLDIAEIIGRKLVELDPDHDGRYVGLSNIYSVVKRWDDAKVMRAVMEQRGVKKSPGFSSVEIARTVHRFIAHDKTHPSSEEIYVMLNFIVNQVRPDADQKDEDCFLYNLEDV from the coding sequence ATGTTGAATGTGTCGTGGTTGTGCAAGAATGGCGTCTTGAACGAAACTCTGACGACCCTTCTCGAGAAATGCAAATCGATGACCGAGTTGAAGCAAATCCACTCGATACTGATCACTTTAGGCCTGTCCCAGGAGGACACCTTGTTATCAGGAGTTCTGTCTTTCACCGCAATTTCAAGCGCTGGCGACATAGGCTACTCCCAACGGGTTTTGATGCAATTGTCGAGCTCAAAGACTTACCACTGGAACACGATTATTCGGGGGCATGCAAAAGGTAAGAACCCAAATAGAAGTTTATCGCTTTTCGTTGACATGTTGAGGAGAGGAGTCTCGCCAGGTCATATGACATTTCCATTTCTTGCGAAGGCTGTGGCTCGTTTGGAGGAGCTGGAACATGGGTTCTCGATTCATGCCCATATCACGAAATCTGGGTTTGAGTCAGATAGGTACATCGTCAACTCCTTGATCCATATGTACTCGTCCTGTGGGGACATCGGATCTGCGCGCAAGGTGTTTGATGGAATGACCGACAGAAATTCCGTTTCGTGGAATTCCATGTTGGATGGATATGCCAAGTGTGGGGACATGGATTCGGCTCGTGCACTGTTTGACTCGATGCCAGAGCGCGACGTCGTGTCATGGAGCTCGTTAATTGATGGATACGTCAAGAGTGGGGAGCATAGGGAAGCAATGGCATTGTTTGACAGAATGCGTTACATTGGACCAAAGGCCAATGAGGTGACCATGGTTAGTGTATTGTGCGCTTGTGCCCACTTAGGTGCGCTTGAGCAAGGAAAGATCATGCATCGGTACTTGGTGGAGAATAAGCTGCCAATGACTCTGATGCTGCAAACCTCCCTTTTGGACATGTATGCCAAATGCGGAGCAATAGACGAGGCTTTAGCGGTGTTTGATGCAGTGCCTTTGAATAAGACTGATGTCTTGATCTGGAATGCTATAATTGGAGGCCTCGCCACTCATGGATTCGCTGAAGATGCCCTCAGATTATTCGATGAGATGCAAAGAACCAGGATTAAGCCTGATGAGATCACATACTTGTGCTTGTTGAGTGCTTGTGCTCATGGAGGATTAGTTCATGAGGCTTGGCATTTCTTCGAGTGTTTAGATAAACATGGAATGGCTCCAAAGACAGAACACTACGCTTGCATGGTGGATGTGCTGGCACGTGCAGGACGCCTGGAAGAGGCTTACCAGTTCTTGGGTCAAATTCCGACGGAGCAAACTGCTTCAATGTTGGGTGCTCTGCTTAACGGTTGCGTTAACCACAGGAGATTAGATATTGCAGAGATTATCGGAAGGAAACTTGTAGAGTTAGATCCAGATCACGACGGTCGATATGTTGGTTTGTCAAATATTTACTCGGTTGTTAAGCGTTGGGATGATGCCAAAGTAATGAGAGCAGTGATGGAGCAAAGAGGCGTCAAGAAGTCTCCAGGGTTTAGCTCTGTGGAGATAGCCAGAACCGTTCATAGATTCATAGCACATGACAAAACACACCCTAGTTCCGAAGAGATTTATGTGATGCTGAATTTTATTGTAAACCAAGTGAGACCTGATGCTGATCAGAAAGACGAGGACTGCTTCTTGTACAATTTGGAAGATGTCTGA
- the LOC104436250 gene encoding pentatricopeptide repeat-containing protein At5g08305 isoform X2 produces the protein MQKAVARLEELEHGFSIHAHITKSGFESDRYIVNSLIHMYSSCGDIGSARKVFDGMTDRNSVSWNSMLDGYAKCGDMDSARALFDSMPERDVVSWSSLIDGYVKSGEHREAMALFDRMRYIGPKANEVTMVSVLCACAHLGALEQGKIMHRYLVENKLPMTLMLQTSLLDMYAKCGAIDEALAVFDAVPLNKTDVLIWNAIIGGLATHGFAEDALRLFDEMQRTRIKPDEITYLCLLSACAHGGLVHEAWHFFECLDKHGMAPKTEHYACMVDVLARAGRLEEAYQFLGQIPTEQTASMLGALLNGCVNHRRLDIAEIIGRKLVELDPDHDGRYVGLSNIYSVVKRWDDAKVMRAVMEQRGVKKSPGFSSVEIARTVHRFIAHDKTHPSSEEIYVMLNFIVNQVRPDADQKDEDCFLYNLEDV, from the exons ATGCAAAAG GCTGTGGCTCGTTTGGAGGAGCTGGAACATGGGTTCTCGATTCATGCCCATATCACGAAATCTGGGTTTGAGTCAGATAGGTACATCGTCAACTCCTTGATCCATATGTACTCGTCCTGTGGGGACATCGGATCTGCGCGCAAGGTGTTTGATGGAATGACCGACAGAAATTCCGTTTCGTGGAATTCCATGTTGGATGGATATGCCAAGTGTGGGGACATGGATTCGGCTCGTGCACTGTTTGACTCGATGCCAGAGCGCGACGTCGTGTCATGGAGCTCGTTAATTGATGGATACGTCAAGAGTGGGGAGCATAGGGAAGCAATGGCATTGTTTGACAGAATGCGTTACATTGGACCAAAGGCCAATGAGGTGACCATGGTTAGTGTATTGTGCGCTTGTGCCCACTTAGGTGCGCTTGAGCAAGGAAAGATCATGCATCGGTACTTGGTGGAGAATAAGCTGCCAATGACTCTGATGCTGCAAACCTCCCTTTTGGACATGTATGCCAAATGCGGAGCAATAGACGAGGCTTTAGCGGTGTTTGATGCAGTGCCTTTGAATAAGACTGATGTCTTGATCTGGAATGCTATAATTGGAGGCCTCGCCACTCATGGATTCGCTGAAGATGCCCTCAGATTATTCGATGAGATGCAAAGAACCAGGATTAAGCCTGATGAGATCACATACTTGTGCTTGTTGAGTGCTTGTGCTCATGGAGGATTAGTTCATGAGGCTTGGCATTTCTTCGAGTGTTTAGATAAACATGGAATGGCTCCAAAGACAGAACACTACGCTTGCATGGTGGATGTGCTGGCACGTGCAGGACGCCTGGAAGAGGCTTACCAGTTCTTGGGTCAAATTCCGACGGAGCAAACTGCTTCAATGTTGGGTGCTCTGCTTAACGGTTGCGTTAACCACAGGAGATTAGATATTGCAGAGATTATCGGAAGGAAACTTGTAGAGTTAGATCCAGATCACGACGGTCGATATGTTGGTTTGTCAAATATTTACTCGGTTGTTAAGCGTTGGGATGATGCCAAAGTAATGAGAGCAGTGATGGAGCAAAGAGGCGTCAAGAAGTCTCCAGGGTTTAGCTCTGTGGAGATAGCCAGAACCGTTCATAGATTCATAGCACATGACAAAACACACCCTAGTTCCGAAGAGATTTATGTGATGCTGAATTTTATTGTAAACCAAGTGAGACCTGATGCTGATCAGAAAGACGAGGACTGCTTCTTGTACAATTTGGAAGATGTCTGA
- the LOC104436251 gene encoding LOW QUALITY PROTEIN: nuclear pore complex protein NUP85 (The sequence of the model RefSeq protein was modified relative to this genomic sequence to represent the inferred CDS: inserted 2 bases in 1 codon), with product MPGATSDSAGGGALVPLSPETKRSPVYPLRHSVGPPVSPRVSVCWARGSSLRVSIFQQRSPRXGEGDAGGEVVEVKLNGGDGEISDAQWRRIAYGSMSPFAMLQSRRNSVSTLSRISPSPYHVDWWEFVMEYSKDINALLGGPESTPASVIEDPKTVVKKSEKTASLKAAWELMELFYVDKLSQAWLPERLTDWLADYDSLFSGSCATVHSKLVDFQNELINIQVIEDNPTYWEVIGSALAVGWLEIVVKLLHLHCSYQLDQLSSRETENGLVEAVAVLISKMPRMRLELGDGRLGECYKAKPDFIKAWEKWRSQITKLDCSAYWIQCHHLQTREGLKNLLQIMLGNTNSLSSATYHWLELYVSHFLYVRPFTVGLESMHGLAQKCIQLKPVPRSQKLMGLLLGILGENTEVVLAECSKEFGPWMVAHAIELMTAGSDEAESLLCEEQYNLGELSLQELHRLVYAQVLCSHAFTWQIAPVYLTSCMKQGMGLLEILLCKQPVQHNELLHKNLEICRLYELDDVSSHIMKIAGVHHWKHGRKGAGVFWLQQAQDEVRLHKIAQQLFASVGKSISDESFKQWEGLIELLGSESKTAGGLEFLHKYRDFKRSLKHIHDGKNIEAARQAVEYLMLLMKNPSTPQRFWLPLLYDSLKLLNWQDRPLLNVAQTNLLLNRLQELSIARLRPEFVEADLPSQALSSVRLALGTNLGRAILEE from the exons ATGCCGGGAGCCACGTCGGActccgccggcggcggcgcgcTGGTGCCGCTCTCTCCGGAAACCAAGCGGTCTCCCGTCTATCCCCTCCGCCACTCCGTCGGGCCTCCGGTTTCCCCTCGAGTCTCCGTCTGCTGGGCGCGCGGCAGCTCCCTGCGCGTCTCGATCTTCCAACAGCGGTCCccccg cggcgagggcgaCGCCGGCGGGGAGGTCGTCGAGGTCAAGCTCAACGGCGGGGACGGAGAGATCAGCGACGCGCAGTGGAGGAGGATCGCGTACGGCTCGATGTCGCCGTTCGCGATGCTGCAGAGCCGGAGGAACTCGGTCTCCACCTTGTCGAGGATAAGCCCGTCTCCTTATCACGTGGATTG GTGGGAGTTTGTGATGGAGTACAGCAAAGACATAAATGCACTTCTAGGTGGTCCAGAATCTACTCCTGCATCGGTTATTGAAGATCCAAAAACAGTTGTGAAG AAAAGTGAGAAGACGGCGTCTTTGAAAGCTGCGTGGGAGTTGATGGAATTGTTTTATGTTGATAAGCTATCTCAAGCATGGTTACCGGAGCGGCTTACTGATTGGTTGGCT GATTATGATAGCCTATTCTCTGGCTCTTGTGCCACAGTCCACTCTAAACTCGTGGATTTCCAAAATGAACTTATAAATATTCAG GTTATTGAGGACAATCCTACGTACTGGGAAGTGATAGGGTCAGCACTTGCAGTTGGCTGGTTAGAGATTGTT GTTAAATTGTTACATCTCCACTGTTCTTACCAACTGGATCAGCTTAGTAGTCGTGAG ACAGAGAATGGACTGGTAGAGGCAGTTGCTGTTCTTATCTCAAAAATGCCACGCATGCGACTTGAATTAGGAGATGGAAGATTAGGTGAATGCTATAAAGCTAAACCTGACTTTATTAAG GCTTGGGAGAAATGGAGGTCACAAATTACCAAGCTGGACTGCAGTGCATATTGGATCCAATGTCATCATCTTCAGACAAGAGAAGGCTTGAAAAATTTACTGCAAATAATGCTGGGGAACACCAACAGTCTTTCATCTGCGACCTACCATTGGCTAGAGCTATATGTTTCTCACTTCTTATATGTCAGGCCATTCACAGTG GGTCTTGAAAGCATGCACGGCCTTGCGCAAAAATGTATTCAGTTGAAACCAGTGCCTAGATCCCAGAAGTTGATGGGACTTCTTCTTGGAATTCTCGGGGAAAATACAGAG GTTGTATTAGCAGAATGCTCTAAAGAGTTTGGCCCTTG GATGGTTGCACATGCCATAGAGTTGATGACTGCTGGGAGTGATGAAGCAGAAAGTCTTTTGTGTGAAGAGCAATATAATCTGGGGGAGCTCTCTCTACAGGAGCTCCATCGACTGGTCTATGCTCAAGTTCTCTGTTCTCATGCATTTACATGGCAG ATTGCTCCAGTTTATTTGACATCGTGCATGAAGCAGGGAATGGGCTTGTTAGAGATTTTATTGTGTAAGCAGCCTGTTCAGCATAATGAACTGCTACATAAG AATTTAGAGATTTGCCGTTTATATGAACTTGACGATGTCAGCTCTCATATAATGAAG ATTGCTGGTGTGCATCACTGGAAGCATGGCCGAAAAGGTGCTGGGGTTTTTTGGCTCCAACAAGCTCAGGATGAAGTTCGTCTTCATAAAATTGCTCAACAGTTGTTTGCTTCTGTGGGAAAGTCTATTTCAGATGAAAGTTTCAAG CAATGGGAAGGTCTCATTGAGTTGCTGGGTTCCGAGTCTAAAACTGCTGGAGGGCTTGAGTTTCTGCACAA GTACAGGGATTTCAAGAGGTCTCTTAAGCACATTCATGATGGAAAAAACATAGAGGCTGCTCGGCAAGCTGTCGAGTACCTTATGTTG CTTATGAAAAACCCTTCTACACCTCAACGATTTTGGCTGCCTCTTCTGTATGACTCG TTGAAGTTGCTGAATTGGCAGGATCGACCTTTGTTAAACGTTGCTCAGACCAACCTTCTGTTGAATAGACTGCAAGAGCTATCCATAGCAAGGCTGCGTCCAGAATTTGTTGAAGCCGATTTGCCATCTCAAGCCTTAAGCTCCGTAAGGCTAGCCCTTGGCACAAACCTTGGACGTGCTATTTTAGAAGAATGA
- the LOC104436252 gene encoding ultraviolet-B receptor UVR8, which translates to MEEPATPPVPGNPSRKVVTVASGEAHTLALTGDGSVYTWGRGMFGRLGTGSEEDELFPVRVKFDFPQDEMVKIVGIAAGAYHSLCLADDGSIWCWGYNIYGQLGVEGDNSAVPCLMSEFNELAFPKSSTNESEMNSKAPLKVCSVKAGGMMSFAIDNLGALWMWGNCPDQSSDNTEEFSLVSCPTPFPVWDLHGHTVVKVACGNEHVIALVSAGETHEGEDLVCYSWGSNNHGQLGLGDKESRLHPEIIKTFNEDCPWAVYEVACGAFHTALLTRRKRPSDTSESMCWTFGLGDKGQLGHGTTQSTLVPEPVKQLPQPVYLISVDCGLFHTSAVSLAGDVWSWGMERGLGLCPEASYAGGDVGDAVSPLLIPCNWKYGPKFRNPVQVTCGAAHTVLVADDGYKLWSWGRGRSGVLGNGDTIDCYAPTLVLWPPTTEGFEQGESSEDKAMDKSSNETAEMDGKLSLAMEEIKSLQSRLSKMERYTSLLHGSIFRKPFDEQDIPSSLQDSGTLDIAKEWDDMLESADRGKLVRMEMFYRNMLAGVKDKLMKRRIKEIVQECLQAPGPGK; encoded by the exons ATGGAGGAGCCGGCAACGCCTCCGGTACCCGGTAACCCATCTCGCAAAGTGGTCACCGTCGCCTCCGGAGAAGCTCACACCCTCGCCCTCACCG GGGATGGCTCTGTGTATACATGGGGGAGAGGAATGTTTGGGCGGCTCGGGACCGGCTCCGAAGAGGATGAGCTTTTCCCGGTTCGAGTCAAGTTCGATTTCCCTCAGGACGAGATGGTCAAGATCGTGGGAATCGCTGCTGGCGCTTACCATAGTCTTTGTCTTGCAG ATGATGGATCGATTTGGTGCTGGGGCTACAATATCT ATGGACAACTTGGTGTTGAAGGAGACAATTCTGCAGTACCTTGCTTGATGAGTGAGTTTAATGAGTTGGCTTTTCCCAAATCATCGACAAATGAGTCAGAAATGAACAGCAAAGCACCGTTAAAG GTTTGTTCTGTTAAAGCTGGCGGTATGATGTCCTTTGCAATAGATAATCTTGGTGCATTGTGGATGTGGGGAAACTGCCCAGATCAAAGCAGCGACAACACTGAAGAGTTCTCTCTGGTGAGCTGTCCTACACCATTTCCAGTCTGGGATTTGCATGGACATACTGTAGTTAAGGTAGCTTGTGGAAATGAGCATGTAATAGCACTGGTCAGTGCAGGAGAAACACATGAGGGGGAAGATTTAGTGTGCTACTCGTGGGGTAGCAATAATCACGGTCAGTTAGGCCTGGGAGATAAAGAAAGCAGACTTCACCCTGAAATCATAAAAACATTCAATGAGGATTGTCCATGGGCAGTTTATGAGGTGGCTTGTGGGGCCTTTCACACGGCATTACTTACACGTAGAAAAAGACCAAGTGACACTTCAGAAAGTATGTGCTGGACTTTTGGACTTGGAGATAAAGGACAACTCGGACATGGAACAACCCAAAGTACTTTGGTTCCAGAACCTGTCAAGCAGCTGCCACAGCCTGTATATTTGATCTCTGTTGACTGTGGCTTGTTTCATACCAGCGCTGTTTCATTAGCTGGAGATGTGTGGTCATGGGGTATGGAAAGGGGTCTTGGTTTATGTCCAGAAGCTAGTTACGCAGGTGGAGATGTGGGTGATGCTGTTTCTCCCCTCCTAATTCCATGTAACTGGAAATATGGGCCTAAATTTCGCAACCCAGTTCAAGTCACTTGTGGTGCTGCACATACTGTTCTTGTTGCAGATGATGGATACAAGCTTTGGTCTTGGGGAAGAGGAAGGAGCGGAGTTCTTGGCAATGGAGATACAATAGATTGTTATGCTCCGACTTTGGTTTTGTGGCCTCCAACAACAGAGGGATTCGAGCAGGGGGAGAGTTCGGAAGACAAAGCCATGGATAAAAGTAGCAATGAAACTGCTGAAATGGATGGAAAATTGTCTCTTGCGATGGAAGAGATAAAGTCTCTCCAGTCGAGACTTTCCAAAATGGAAAGATACACAAGCTTGCTCCACGGTTCGATCTTCAGGAAACCTTTCGACGAGCAAGATATTCCATCATCATTACAGGATTCCGGGACTTTGGACATCGCGAAAGAGTGGGACGACATGTTAGAGTCAGCCGACCGCGGTAAGCTTGTCAGAATGGAGATGTTCTACAGGAACATGCTTGCCGGTGTAAAAGACAAGCTCATGAAGAGGAGGATCAAGGAGATCGTACAGGAGTGTCTCCAGGCTCCCGGTCCTGGAAAGTAG
- the LOC104436253 gene encoding uncharacterized protein LOC104436253, which produces MPIRPIQSRLSSREDQHGKELLALHYFPSLKSQFSRNPSPPSPRKKESVPSLYIHSTPILTNILLDFSETQQTQAQAQAQAPIPNHPSPLFNRHNCLLGSPSSDGVRGLQFHPPPPGRRRQGGNHHLSRELFEPSQPTVDRIVRATSHHLLLLHRSDSSFFVLGATGNVYTVSLSSSPACTCPDRATPCKHILFVLIRVLGVALDDSCLQRRTLRPCQLQRLLATPTSPDAMAGPSLRERFHRDFFRARARPDGGLPEGVRIEDGAACPICMDEMKERGAERVVACATCRNLVHEECLLRWKRSRGRRPAICVICRGRWRRTEQENTYVNLGAHVSEDDQGEMRPTNCGDLSLQ; this is translated from the exons ATGCCAAT AAGACCAATTCAAAGCCGATTGTCCTCCCGAGAAGATCAACATGGAAAGGAATTACTTGCCCTTCACTACTTCCCCTCCCTAAAATCCCAATTCTCCCGCAATCCCTCCCCTCCTTCCCCCCGAAAGAAAGAATCTGTCCCTTCCCTTTATATCCACAGCACCCCCATCCTCACCAACATTTTACTCGACTTCTCCGAAACACAACAAACACAAGCACAGGCACAAGCACAAGCCCCCATCCCCAACCACCCTTCCCCCCTTTTTAACCGCCACAACTGCCTCCTTGGCTCCCCCAGTTCCGATGGAGTCCGTGGCCTCCAATTCCACCCCCCGCcgcccggccgccgccgccaggGCGGCAACCACCACTTGTCGAGAGAGCTCTTCGAGCCGTCCCAGCCGACCGTCGACCGCATTGTCCGGGCCACCagccaccacctcctcctcctccaccgctCCGACTCCTCCTTCTTCGTCCTCGGCGCCACCGGGAACGTGTACACCGTGTCGCTGTCGTCCAGCCCCGCCTGCACGTGCCCCGACCGCGCCACCCCGTGCAAGCACATCCTGTTCGTCCTCATCCGCGTGCTCGGCGTCGCCCTCGACGACTCGTGCCTGCAGCGGCGGACCCTCCGTCCGTGCCAGCTCCAGCGCCTCCTCGCCACGCCGACGTCGCCTGACGCGATGGCGGGGCCTAGCCTCCGGGAGAGGTTCCACCGGGACTTCTTCCGGGCGAGGGCCAGGCCCGACGGAGGGTTGCCGGAGGGGGTCCGCATTGAGGACGGGGCGGCGTGCCCCATCTGCATGGACGAGATGAAGGAGAGAGGGGCCGAGAGGGTGGTGGCGTGCGCGACGTGCCGGAACCTGGTGCACGAGGAGTGCCTGCTGAGGTGGAAGAGGAGCCGGGGGCGGCGGCCGGCCATCTGCGTGATCTGCCgggggaggtggaggaggacgGAGCAGGAGAACACGTACGTGAATTTGGGGGCTCACGTGAGCGAGGACGATCAAGGTGAGATGCGTCCGACCAATTGTGGCGATTTGAGCCTTCAATAG